A single region of the Candidatus Methanomethylicota archaeon genome encodes:
- a CDS encoding aldehyde ferredoxin oxidoreductase family protein, protein MKGAYMGKILHINLTDKKVWETEVPEDYYRKFIGGRGIAAKLLFDEMKPGVDPLSPENKMVWGTGPLTGLPVQAASSGWLVVTKSPLTNTYFRSRCVSNLGIMLKKCGYDFMIIEGKAEKPTYIYIENGEVDFGDASSIWGTTTDLAQYILKEHILRNPKAETAVIGPAGERLVKYAIVQCGTRQLGRGGMGAIMGAKNLKAVAVYGEKSIPIANEDLLKELVKEQVKQLAAAHGTKRMQRYGTAAIHALINQIGDYPYKNFRETFYPDHEKLNGEGKVKRTIRNAGCPNCMIMCWKFTYVREGPYAGAWVDGPEYETFCTFGGLLDIPNLDAVIYANMLADNYGIDTISAGVSIAFAIEAFERGILTTKDTDGMELKWGDEKVLMELIRKISFREGIGDLLAEGVKIASERIGKGSEEFAIHIKGLELPAYDPRPVKAHGLNMVTSNIGGSHALGYGTQEVFGLPTKVDRFSLEGKGALAAYNQNRLTWGECCIWCTFPTRSEWHKPDLLTKIVNAATGIDFGGFEEAVKIGERVWNVEKAFNVREGFDRRHDTLPARFLKEPIPSGPSAGQIFELEPLLNQYYEARGWDVKTGLPTRAKLEELGLKDIADELEKLGKLPY, encoded by the coding sequence TTGAAAGGTGCATACATGGGAAAAATTTTACACATAAATCTTACAGACAAAAAAGTCTGGGAAACAGAAGTACCTGAAGATTATTATAGAAAATTTATTGGTGGTCGAGGAATTGCTGCAAAACTTCTTTTTGATGAAATGAAACCAGGTGTAGATCCACTATCACCAGAAAATAAAATGGTTTGGGGAACAGGACCATTAACAGGTCTTCCAGTTCAAGCAGCTTCTAGTGGTTGGTTAGTAGTTACAAAATCTCCTCTTACTAATACTTACTTTAGATCTAGATGCGTAAGTAATCTTGGAATAATGCTAAAGAAATGTGGTTATGACTTTATGATAATAGAGGGAAAAGCTGAAAAACCCACTTATATTTACATAGAAAATGGAGAAGTTGATTTTGGAGATGCCTCTTCTATTTGGGGTACTACAACAGATTTAGCTCAATATATTCTAAAAGAACATATTTTAAGAAATCCTAAAGCAGAAACAGCTGTTATAGGTCCTGCTGGAGAACGTTTAGTTAAATATGCTATAGTTCAATGTGGTACAAGACAATTAGGAAGAGGCGGAATGGGTGCAATAATGGGGGCTAAAAATCTAAAAGCAGTTGCAGTTTATGGTGAAAAATCAATTCCAATAGCTAATGAAGATTTACTTAAAGAATTGGTTAAAGAACAAGTTAAACAACTTGCAGCAGCTCATGGTACTAAAAGAATGCAAAGATATGGAACTGCTGCAATTCATGCACTTATAAATCAAATTGGAGACTATCCATACAAGAACTTTAGAGAAACATTTTACCCAGATCATGAAAAACTTAATGGTGAAGGAAAAGTCAAACGTACAATAAGAAATGCTGGTTGTCCAAATTGTATGATAATGTGTTGGAAATTTACTTATGTAAGAGAAGGTCCTTATGCTGGAGCATGGGTAGATGGTCCAGAATATGAGACATTCTGTACTTTTGGTGGTTTACTAGATATACCAAACTTGGATGCTGTCATTTATGCTAATATGCTTGCTGATAATTATGGTATTGATACAATATCTGCTGGAGTTTCTATAGCTTTTGCAATAGAAGCATTTGAACGTGGAATTTTAACAACTAAAGATACTGATGGAATGGAATTGAAGTGGGGAGATGAAAAAGTCTTAATGGAATTAATTAGAAAAATTTCATTTAGAGAAGGAATTGGCGATTTATTAGCTGAAGGTGTTAAAATAGCTTCAGAAAGAATTGGAAAAGGATCTGAAGAATTTGCAATTCATATAAAAGGATTAGAACTTCCAGCATACGATCCAAGACCAGTAAAAGCTCATGGACTTAATATGGTTACATCTAATATTGGTGGAAGTCATGCATTAGGTTATGGAACACAAGAAGTCTTTGGTCTTCCAACTAAAGTAGATAGATTTAGTCTCGAGGGTAAAGGTGCACTTGCTGCATATAACCAAAATAGATTAACTTGGGGAGAATGTTGTATATGGTGTACATTTCCAACAAGATCCGAATGGCACAAGCCTGATTTACTTACAAAAATAGTAAATGCTGCTACTGGAATTGATTTTGGAGGATTTGAAGAAGCAGTAAAGATAGGCGAAAGAGTATGGAATGTGGAAAAAGCATTTAATGTAAGAGAAGGTTTTGATAGAAGACATGATACACTTCCAGCTAGATTCTTAAAAGAACCAATACCTTCAGGACCATCAGCAGGACAAATTTTTGAACTTGAACCTTTATTAAATCAATACTATGAAGCTAGAGGTTGGGATGTGAAAACTGGTTTACCAACTAGGGCTAAATTAGAAGAACTTGGCTTAAAAGATATTGCAGATGAATTAGAAAAATTAGGAAAGCTTCCATATTAG
- a CDS encoding uroporphyrinogen decarboxylase family protein: MAKEEMTPYERLMTAFELKKPDRVPVTPLVREWAIRQAGFKFSEVMSNPEKYVYSQLYAIRKYGYDMVLDLLAVHAESEAMGSVLHIPDDAAPSVKTPAVNDYSKDLPKLKIPHPRKDGRLPIILEGIRRLKEAVGGYIPVMGYVQACWRHTCMLRGTERALLDMKKNPEPLKELIEIATESLIVYAEAVVEAGADLIWVSDPTSSGDMISKKAFEEFVFPYLRREIRAIKRMGVKVFLHICGNVNDRLEIMADTGADAISVDEKVDLARAKSLVGNRVCIMGNISPGVTLLQKTPKDVEEECKVALEKAMAGGGFVLASGCIVPAAVPGENIAAMVEAAKKYGVY; encoded by the coding sequence ATGGCAAAAGAAGAGATGACTCCTTATGAGCGCTTAATGACTGCTTTTGAACTTAAAAAGCCTGATAGAGTTCCTGTAACTCCTCTTGTAAGAGAATGGGCAATAAGACAAGCTGGTTTTAAATTCTCTGAAGTTATGTCAAATCCTGAAAAATATGTATATTCTCAATTATATGCTATAAGAAAATATGGTTATGATATGGTTTTAGACTTGCTTGCAGTTCATGCAGAATCCGAAGCCATGGGAAGTGTACTCCATATACCTGATGATGCTGCTCCTTCAGTTAAAACGCCAGCAGTTAATGATTATTCTAAAGATTTACCTAAGTTAAAAATACCTCATCCAAGAAAAGATGGGCGCCTTCCAATAATATTAGAAGGAATTAGGAGACTTAAAGAAGCAGTTGGCGGATATATTCCAGTAATGGGATATGTACAAGCATGTTGGAGACATACATGTATGTTAAGGGGTACGGAAAGAGCTCTTTTAGATATGAAGAAAAATCCAGAGCCATTAAAAGAATTGATTGAAATAGCAACTGAAAGTTTAATTGTTTATGCTGAAGCTGTTGTTGAAGCTGGTGCAGATTTAATATGGGTATCTGATCCAACATCATCAGGTGATATGATATCAAAAAAAGCATTTGAAGAATTTGTCTTTCCTTATTTAAGAAGAGAAATAAGGGCAATAAAACGAATGGGGGTTAAAGTATTTTTACATATCTGTGGTAATGTAAATGATCGTCTTGAAATTATGGCTGATACTGGTGCAGATGCTATAAGTGTAGATGAAAAAGTAGATTTAGCTAGAGCAAAATCTCTTGTAGGAAATAGAGTTTGCATAATGGGTAATATTAGTCCAGGTGTAACTTTACTTCAAAAAACACCAAAAGATGTTGAAGAAGAATGTAAGGTAGCTTTAGAAAAAGCCATGGCTGGTGGAGGATTTGTTTTAGCATCTGGTTGTATTGTTCCTGCTGCAGTTCCAGGTGAAAATATAGCTGCTATGGTTGAAGCTGCTAAAAAATATGGTGTATATTAG
- a CDS encoding (Fe-S)-binding protein, which yields MAEIERKIPFVYHKNIEFVPFITHASLDKTPREWVNIKFPKEEEYPDLAAAKFEAVRCWACGQCELSAMATWAMNCPTATFPSHYREASFRGQGKHMSVLGLLQGFIEPSPALVEIAYFCNLCGNCTLQCSMGIGSDPVVSVMALRRTLVKLGMAPLPAHKRFANFIKQYHNPYGEPNENRFAWLKKKVEKKKADIVYFAGCTGPFRTPEVCESTVNLLEAANADFTVLYGDEWCCGSPLYMIGLWEEAKETLEHNIAVMEDLGISRVVTACAGCFRQLYEGYKKLGLSKPSFEVLHASQLLCEYINSGKIKPKSVPTDKVVTYHDPCHIGRHIGIFDEPREVLANIPGIKFVEFERTAHHAWCCGAGAGVMSGYPELARFAATERLKEAKVVGASYVSSACPFCVLNLKRAEEAGKFGLEIGDIVQLLEKSLR from the coding sequence ATGGCTGAAATAGAAAGAAAAATCCCATTCGTATATCATAAAAATATAGAATTTGTGCCATTTATAACACATGCAAGTTTAGATAAAACTCCAAGAGAATGGGTGAATATAAAATTCCCAAAGGAAGAAGAATATCCTGATTTAGCTGCAGCCAAATTCGAAGCAGTAAGATGTTGGGCTTGTGGTCAATGTGAATTATCTGCCATGGCAACTTGGGCGATGAATTGTCCAACAGCAACATTTCCTAGCCATTATAGAGAAGCTTCATTTAGAGGTCAAGGAAAACACATGTCTGTATTAGGACTTCTACAAGGTTTTATAGAACCTTCTCCTGCATTAGTAGAAATTGCATATTTCTGTAATTTATGTGGAAATTGTACATTACAATGTAGCATGGGTATTGGAAGTGATCCTGTAGTATCAGTAATGGCTTTAAGAAGAACTTTAGTAAAACTTGGAATGGCCCCACTTCCTGCTCATAAAAGATTTGCTAATTTTATAAAACAATATCATAATCCATATGGAGAGCCTAATGAAAATAGATTTGCATGGTTAAAGAAAAAAGTAGAAAAGAAGAAGGCTGATATAGTTTACTTTGCAGGTTGTACAGGTCCATTTAGAACACCAGAAGTCTGCGAATCTACTGTAAATCTTTTAGAAGCTGCAAATGCAGATTTTACTGTATTGTATGGAGATGAATGGTGTTGTGGATCTCCACTTTATATGATTGGACTTTGGGAAGAAGCTAAAGAAACACTTGAACATAATATAGCTGTAATGGAAGATTTAGGCATATCTCGTGTTGTAACTGCTTGTGCAGGATGTTTTAGACAATTATATGAAGGATATAAGAAATTAGGGCTTTCAAAACCATCCTTTGAAGTTCTTCATGCTTCTCAATTGCTCTGTGAATACATTAATAGTGGAAAAATAAAACCAAAATCTGTTCCAACTGATAAAGTAGTTACATATCATGATCCATGTCATATTGGAAGACATATAGGTATATTTGATGAACCAAGAGAAGTATTGGCAAATATTCCTGGAATTAAATTTGTAGAATTTGAAAGAACAGCTCATCATGCATGGTGTTGTGGAGCAGGAGCTGGAGTTATGTCTGGTTATCCTGAATTGGCAAGATTTGCTGCTACAGAAAGATTAAAAGAAGCAAAAGTAGTAGGTGCCTCATATGTTTCTTCAGCATGTCCATTCTGTGTTCTAAATTTAAAAAGAGCAGAAGAAGCTGGAAAGTTTGGCTTAGAAATTGGTGATATTGTTCAATTACTAGAAAAATCCTTGAGGTGA
- a CDS encoding FAD-binding oxidoreductase has protein sequence MPKITDEILKELEAIVGPANVISDPARIFAEVYDAWLQIFPGKPPKMPKYIVRPANELEVQDIVLMANRYKIPIHVASAYSYKLPCYTGILIQTVRMNRIHEVNVDEGYAVIDAGVTFGQFYRYLRSRNIDLTVPTTTAPPGTSIVANFLFKGIGMNMTSISDGNQEALMAMEVVLPTGEIVHTGSWALQTASCKYTFDLGFGPQLSRIFVGALGTLGIVTKAAIKLWPKPKALTVKLLGVNKIEELAKHLPKIMYKKLAPNSSGGHWLLLVLHGTNIAPYWGFDYNKKLYQITDEDIVKMREYYGFPGNGTQYFYMLACTPHYLSEDEAKICEKEWEKYLSSNPEVVELTPENCPGVKFGEIEATIKMYGGIGEGEPGNQRIRYCGWTPGHIWSFYGSVGNAALPKLHEITWNTGRKYGLIPALHVIPINEGRVSHVRYMVPIERGDDEGVRRYAGFFGEVIPKVIREGGFVPARCFGLGAKIVSQHMDPGFYELYRRIKKALDPNNIMAPWLGFNIPFEYE, from the coding sequence GTGCCGAAAATTACCGATGAAATTCTAAAGGAATTAGAAGCTATAGTAGGTCCGGCAAATGTTATATCAGATCCTGCAAGGATTTTCGCTGAAGTATATGATGCATGGCTTCAAATATTTCCAGGAAAACCTCCAAAAATGCCCAAATATATTGTAAGACCGGCTAATGAGCTCGAAGTTCAAGATATTGTATTAATGGCAAATAGATATAAAATACCAATTCATGTTGCAAGTGCTTATAGTTATAAATTACCTTGTTATACAGGAATATTAATACAAACTGTAAGAATGAATAGGATACATGAAGTAAATGTTGATGAAGGTTATGCTGTTATAGATGCAGGAGTTACTTTTGGTCAATTTTACAGATATTTAAGATCTAGGAATATAGATTTAACAGTACCAACAACAACAGCCCCTCCAGGTACTTCTATTGTAGCTAATTTCTTATTCAAAGGCATAGGAATGAATATGACTTCCATAAGTGATGGAAATCAAGAAGCATTAATGGCTATGGAAGTTGTTCTTCCTACTGGTGAAATTGTTCATACAGGATCATGGGCATTACAAACAGCCTCATGTAAATATACTTTTGATTTAGGTTTTGGTCCACAATTATCAAGAATATTTGTAGGTGCATTAGGAACTCTTGGAATTGTAACAAAAGCAGCAATAAAATTATGGCCAAAACCAAAAGCCTTAACTGTAAAATTACTTGGTGTTAATAAAATTGAAGAATTAGCAAAACACTTACCAAAAATTATGTATAAAAAACTTGCTCCAAACTCTTCAGGGGGACATTGGTTATTATTAGTTCTCCATGGAACTAATATAGCTCCATATTGGGGATTTGATTATAATAAGAAATTATATCAAATAACAGATGAAGATATCGTAAAAATGCGAGAATATTATGGATTTCCAGGAAATGGTACTCAATACTTCTATATGCTTGCATGTACTCCTCATTATCTTTCTGAAGATGAAGCAAAGATTTGTGAAAAAGAATGGGAAAAATACTTATCTTCTAATCCAGAAGTTGTAGAACTTACACCAGAAAATTGTCCTGGAGTAAAATTTGGTGAAATTGAAGCAACTATTAAAATGTATGGAGGAATAGGTGAAGGAGAACCAGGCAATCAACGCATAAGATATTGTGGTTGGACTCCAGGACATATATGGAGCTTTTATGGTAGTGTAGGAAATGCTGCTTTACCAAAACTTCATGAAATTACTTGGAATACTGGAAGAAAATATGGTCTTATACCAGCTTTACATGTCATTCCAATAAATGAAGGAAGAGTCTCACATGTAAGATATATGGTACCAATAGAACGTGGCGATGATGAAGGAGTTCGAAGATATGCTGGATTCTTTGGTGAAGTTATTCCTAAAGTAATTAGAGAAGGCGGTTTTGTTCCAGCTAGATGCTTTGGATTAGGGGCAAAAATAGTTTCTCAACATATGGATCCTGGATTTTATGAACTTTATCGTAGAATAAAGAAAGCGCTCGATCCAAATAATATAATGGCTCCATGGTTAGGATTTAATATACCTTTTGAATATGAATAG
- a CDS encoding arginase family protein, with protein sequence MAWNAYGALFDPDEGIDSINNKINSIINENRPKNPYREFLKLKEIQGIDIKDNGELSVESWLSIYPTEDDLIMLTQINFEVFLDYDGCREYREKIKNFVKELEKPLMIGIDHCLTGGVIENLVNKFEEFTLIVFDSHFDAIPSPIRNNLIGYMLENQSENKKFGFSAKDYVFNPIGRKDSYNSGSFIYHIIKEGIIDAKNVIIFGAADYPSESLEKIGDTRVKEYVRFYKSMEEEGVKVIHRGIIDAIGPEEAMLRILQYIRNNVYISIDLDIGARSALIGARFINVEGLKEADIYKSLLILYEKGVNIIGLDIMEIDPWKAGEIYDNIKDRSYNICGNIVRILTKGEIYLDEKYKEFLKNFEKITIKEIKDKDILSELLKMGFITMTGKYFKIAYNGKIV encoded by the coding sequence ATGGCATGGAATGCTTATGGAGCATTATTTGATCCAGATGAAGGTATTGATTCAATAAATAATAAAATTAATAGTATCATAAATGAAAATAGACCAAAAAATCCTTATAGAGAGTTTTTAAAATTAAAAGAAATACAAGGAATTGATATTAAAGATAATGGAGAATTGTCAGTTGAAAGTTGGTTATCCATATATCCAACTGAAGATGATTTAATAATGTTAACTCAAATTAACTTTGAAGTTTTTTTAGATTATGATGGTTGTAGAGAATATAGAGAAAAAATAAAAAATTTTGTAAAAGAATTAGAAAAACCTTTAATGATTGGAATAGATCATTGTTTAACAGGAGGAGTTATTGAAAATCTTGTAAATAAATTTGAAGAATTTACATTGATAGTATTTGATTCTCACTTTGATGCTATTCCATCTCCTATTAGAAATAATTTAATTGGCTATATGCTCGAAAATCAATCAGAAAATAAAAAATTTGGATTTAGTGCTAAGGATTATGTATTTAACCCAATAGGAAGAAAGGATAGTTACAATAGTGGTTCTTTTATATATCATATTATCAAAGAAGGAATTATAGATGCTAAAAATGTAATAATTTTTGGTGCTGCTGATTATCCTTCAGAAAGTTTAGAAAAAATAGGCGACACTAGAGTAAAAGAGTATGTAAGATTTTATAAGAGTATGGAAGAAGAAGGTGTAAAAGTAATACATAGAGGAATTATAGATGCTATAGGTCCAGAAGAAGCTATGCTAAGAATTCTTCAATACATAAGAAATAATGTTTATATATCAATAGATTTGGACATTGGTGCAAGATCTGCTCTGATTGGAGCAAGATTTATTAATGTAGAAGGATTGAAAGAAGCGGATATTTACAAATCATTGCTAATACTTTATGAAAAAGGAGTAAATATCATAGGATTAGATATAATGGAAATTGATCCATGGAAAGCTGGTGAAATTTATGATAATATAAAAGATAGGTCTTACAATATATGTGGCAATATTGTAAGAATTTTAACAAAAGGTGAGATTTATCTTGATGAAAAATACAAGGAGTTTTTAAAAAACTTTGAAAAAATTACTATTAAAGAAATAAAAGATAAAGACATTCTTAGTGAATTATTGAAAATGGGATTTATAACAATGACTGGTAAGTATTTTAAAATAGCTTATAATGGAAAAATTGTTTAA
- a CDS encoding MoaD/ThiS family protein codes for MPKVIVKFFQDFRELIGTSVAEIEIENPLEFSNFLKLLSERYQKLKPILEDFENKGSAIILINGRTPFSNSLIKGGEEIAILPMVEGG; via the coding sequence ATGCCAAAAGTAATTGTAAAATTTTTTCAAGATTTTCGTGAATTAATTGGAACTTCAGTAGCAGAAATAGAAATAGAAAATCCATTAGAATTTTCCAATTTTCTAAAATTACTTTCAGAACGTTATCAAAAATTAAAACCTATATTAGAAGATTTTGAAAATAAAGGTTCTGCTATAATATTAATAAATGGAAGAACACCTTTTTCTAATTCCTTAATAAAGGGTGGAGAAGAAATAGCCATTCTTCCAATGGTAGAGGGAGGATAA
- a CDS encoding corrinoid protein — MEKEEILKNLAKCVIDGDEEGAKKWAEEAIKQGIDAYEAIMNGLAEGMKKVSELYEKGEYYVPEVLLSACAMNAAVEILRPHIKVDKTAKPITVVLGVVEGDIHDIGKNLVKIMLDSAGFKVIDLGKDVPLTKFIEAVKEYNAEILGMSALMTTTMPGMKKVIELLIKEGQRDKVKVIIGGAPTSLDYAKSIGADAWGKDASEAVDIIRKLISQ, encoded by the coding sequence ATGGAAAAAGAAGAGATTTTAAAAAATCTTGCTAAATGTGTAATAGATGGAGATGAAGAAGGGGCAAAAAAGTGGGCTGAAGAAGCAATAAAGCAAGGCATAGATGCTTATGAAGCTATAATGAATGGATTAGCAGAAGGAATGAAGAAAGTGAGTGAGCTTTATGAAAAAGGAGAATATTATGTCCCTGAAGTATTATTATCTGCATGTGCGATGAATGCTGCTGTGGAGATTTTAAGACCACACATCAAAGTAGATAAAACAGCCAAACCCATAACTGTTGTACTAGGCGTAGTTGAAGGAGATATACATGATATTGGAAAGAATTTAGTAAAAATAATGTTAGATAGTGCAGGTTTTAAAGTAATTGATTTAGGAAAAGATGTACCACTTACAAAGTTTATTGAAGCAGTAAAAGAATATAATGCTGAAATTCTTGGTATGTCTGCTTTAATGACAACAACCATGCCTGGAATGAAAAAAGTAATTGAATTGCTTATAAAAGAAGGACAAAGGGATAAAGTAAAAGTTATTATTGGAGGAGCACCAACTTCATTAGATTATGCAAAATCAATAGGTGCTGATGCTTGGGGTAAGGACGCCTCTGAAGCCGTTGATATAATAAGGAAACTTATATCACAATAA
- a CDS encoding ATP-binding cassette domain-containing protein, with the protein MSKIILDSISKTYKAAGRTIKVLDSISISFPEKGIIVIAGRSGVGKTTLIQIIAGLITPSSGSVFIDGVEISRLGAYELAWFRRKKIGFKPQDPILIPQLSVIENVALPLLLNYVEKEKAFKAAKELLEEFELSERIYHKPNQLSGGEYERVSVAQTIIGAPPIVILDEPTAHLDLETSKKVANIIKKKQRESNSVYIVTTIEESLIEGADKIYYLFNGKLFEKPFNI; encoded by the coding sequence ATGTCAAAAATAATTTTAGATTCTATATCAAAAACCTATAAAGCTGCTGGAAGAACTATAAAGGTATTAGACTCTATTTCTATAAGTTTTCCTGAAAAAGGAATTATAGTTATTGCAGGTAGATCTGGAGTAGGTAAAACTACTTTAATACAAATTATTGCTGGCTTAATTACTCCATCTTCAGGATCAGTATTCATAGATGGTGTTGAAATTTCTCGACTAGGTGCTTATGAACTTGCATGGTTTAGAAGAAAGAAAATTGGTTTTAAACCTCAAGATCCTATATTAATACCTCAATTATCAGTTATTGAAAATGTTGCATTACCTTTACTACTAAATTATGTAGAAAAAGAAAAAGCATTTAAAGCTGCAAAAGAGCTATTAGAGGAATTCGAACTTTCAGAAAGAATTTATCATAAACCTAATCAATTAAGCGGAGGAGAATATGAACGTGTAAGTGTTGCTCAAACAATTATAGGCGCCCCTCCTATTGTAATATTAGATGAGCCAACTGCACATTTAGATTTAGAAACTTCAAAAAAAGTTGCTAATATAATAAAGAAAAAACAGAGAGAAAGTAATTCTGTTTATATAGTAACTACTATTGAAGAATCTCTTATAGAAGGTGCTGATAAAATATATTATCTATTTAATGGTAAACTTTTTGAAAAGCCTTTTAATATTTAA
- a CDS encoding 4Fe-4S double cluster binding domain-containing protein, whose amino-acid sequence MLNERNTQNLFSIAKNAGAGVVGVADLSLLKDLHTYSVPMNKFSYGISIGVPLPNFAVEMIEVDNPGVLYAHAYHLANTLIDIILLRIAGWITSEGYLALQIPASYRITKLAGHISHRAVAHAAGIGWIGRNGSLINPIYGPRLRLGTILTNMPLQPGKPMKNQCGNCRICIDSCPSGALKYAEFEYYPAKREDILDAEKCSARLDEMKDLLSKQSYAATVCGICIKVCPIGKKIQV is encoded by the coding sequence TTGCTTAATGAAAGAAATACGCAAAACTTATTTTCTATTGCAAAGAATGCAGGAGCGGGAGTTGTAGGAGTGGCTGATTTATCTCTTTTAAAGGACCTTCATACATACTCAGTTCCTATGAACAAATTTTCATATGGAATATCCATTGGTGTTCCTCTTCCCAATTTTGCTGTAGAGATGATTGAAGTAGATAATCCTGGTGTACTTTATGCTCATGCCTATCATTTGGCTAATACTCTAATAGATATAATTTTGCTTAGAATAGCTGGATGGATAACAAGCGAGGGCTATTTAGCATTACAAATACCTGCTTCCTACAGAATCACTAAATTAGCAGGTCATATATCACATAGAGCTGTTGCTCATGCAGCAGGTATAGGATGGATTGGTCGTAATGGCTCATTAATAAATCCAATATATGGACCTAGACTTCGTCTTGGAACAATTCTTACAAACATGCCTCTACAGCCAGGGAAACCAATGAAAAATCAATGTGGAAATTGTAGAATATGCATAGACTCATGTCCTTCAGGAGCGTTGAAATATGCTGAGTTTGAATACTATCCTGCAAAAAGAGAGGATATACTTGATGCTGAAAAATGTTCTGCAAGATTGGATGAAATGAAGGATTTACTATCAAAACAATCTTATGCTGCTACAGTTTGTGGGATTTGTATAAAAGTATGTCCTATTGGTAAAAAGATTCAAGTGTAA
- the ilvE gene encoding branched-chain-amino-acid transaminase produces MKEQLIYINGELVPKSEAKISVFDHGFLYGDGVFEGIRAYNGYVFKLYEHLDRLYASAHTIMLPIPLTKKEMAEAVINTLRVNSLRDAYVRLVVTRGEGDLGLDPRKCKKPNIIIIAGELTVLPKEVYERGVRAMICWVRRDRIDATSHEVKSLNYLNSILAKIEANIANFDEAIMLSSDGYVCEGTAENIFLVKNNELYTPPTYTGALPGITRQVVIEIAKNNNINVKEKLLTVHELFNADELFFTGTGVEIIPVVEVSGRKIGNGKPGEITSFIIEEFKKYTCDPKNGVPIY; encoded by the coding sequence TTGAAGGAACAATTAATATACATAAATGGAGAGCTTGTACCAAAATCTGAGGCAAAAATATCAGTATTTGATCATGGATTCTTATATGGTGATGGGGTATTTGAAGGAATAAGAGCCTACAATGGCTATGTATTTAAATTATATGAACATTTAGATAGACTTTATGCATCAGCACATACAATAATGCTTCCCATTCCTTTAACTAAAAAAGAAATGGCAGAAGCTGTAATAAATACTTTAAGAGTCAATTCTTTAAGAGATGCTTATGTGAGATTAGTCGTAACAAGAGGAGAAGGAGATTTAGGACTTGATCCTAGAAAATGTAAAAAACCAAATATCATAATAATAGCAGGAGAATTAACAGTCCTTCCAAAAGAAGTTTATGAAAGAGGTGTTAGAGCAATGATATGCTGGGTGAGAAGAGATAGAATAGATGCCACTTCACATGAAGTAAAATCCTTGAATTATTTAAATAGCATACTTGCAAAAATTGAGGCAAATATTGCAAATTTTGATGAAGCAATTATGTTAAGTTCAGATGGTTATGTATGTGAAGGTACTGCTGAAAACATATTTCTAGTAAAGAATAATGAATTATATACACCTCCTACATATACTGGAGCTCTTCCTGGAATAACAAGACAAGTTGTAATAGAAATTGCTAAGAATAATAATATAAATGTAAAAGAAAAGTTGTTGACTGTACATGAACTTTTTAATGCTGATGAATTATTTTTCACTGGTACAGGTGTTGAAATTATACCAGTAGTAGAAGTTAGTGGAAGAAAAATAGGAAATGGAAAACCTGGAGAAATTACAAGTTTTATAATTGAAGAATTCAAAAAGTATACATGTGATCCAAAGAATGGAGTCCCTATTTATTAA